A genome region from Gossypium hirsutum isolate 1008001.06 chromosome A04, Gossypium_hirsutum_v2.1, whole genome shotgun sequence includes the following:
- the LOC121228203 gene encoding glycine--tRNA ligase, mitochondrial 1 — MRFLIPLISSSITSGHYRITSRLLSAHLTKPQLSTLHPFFNYQPPSMAASEESLRKALAEKQSAVEAHGNAVRALKAAKATKQEIDAAIEALNSLKLEKSSIEKQLQAAVSGSDGDGALSREAFRQAAVNTLERRLFYIPSFKIYRGVAGLYDYGPPGCAVKSNVLAFWRQHFVLEENMLEVDCPCVTPEVVLKASGHVDKFTDLMVKDEKTGTCYRADHLLKDFCNEKLQKDLTISAEKAAELKHVLATLDDLSAEALGAKIKEYGITAPDTKNPLSDPYPFNLMFQTSIGPSGLSPGYMRPETAQGIFVNFKDLYYYNGNKLPFAAAQIGQAFRNEISPRQGLLRVREFTLAEIEHFVDPEDKSHPKYSQVVDLEFLMFPRDEQMSGQSAKKIRLGDAVSKGTVNNETLGYFIGRVYLFLTRLGIDKDRLRFRQHLANEMAHYAADCWDAEIECSYGWIECVGIADRSAYDLCAHSDKSGVPLVAAEKFSEPREVEKLVIAPVKKELGLAFKGSQKNVVEALEAMNEKEALEMKAALESKGEVEFYVCTLGKNVPIKKNMVSISKEKKKEHQRVFTPSVIEPSFGIGRIIYCLFEHSFYTRPSKAGDEQLNVFRFPPLVAPIKCTVFPLVQNQQYEDIAKVISKSLTTAGISHKIDITGTSIGKRYARTDELGVPFAITVDSTKDVTIRERDSKLQVRVGVEEAALVVKSVTDGLRTWEDVWEKYPHHTSGSADD, encoded by the exons ATGCGCTTTCTCATACCTCTCATTTCCTCATCCATTACCTCTGGTCACTATCGCATCACTTCACGCCTCTTAAGCGCCCACTTAACCAAACCCCAACTCTCAACCCTACATCCCTTTTTCAATTACCAACCGCCATCGATGGCCGCATCCGAGGAATCTCTCCGGAAAGCTCTGGCCGAAAAGCAGTCAGCTGTCGAAGCTCATGGGAACGCCGTGAGAGCTCTCAAAGCTGCCAAGGCCACCAAGCAGGAAATCGACGCTGCAATCGAAGCCTTGAACAGCTTGAAGTTGGAGAAATCGTCGATCGAGAAGCAGCTCCAGGCTGCTGTTAGTGGTAGCGATGGTGATGGCGCCCTTAGTAGGGAAGCCTTCCGTCAAGCTGCTGTGAATACTTTGGAACGGCGTTTGTTTTACATCCCGTCTTTCAAGATTTATCGTGGCGTTGCTGGGCTTTATGACTATGGGCCGCCCGGTTGCGCCGTTAAATCCAACGTTCTTGCTTTCTGGCGTCAG CATTTTGTCCTCGAAGAGAACATGTTGGAGGTTGACTGTCCCTGTGTGACACCTGAGGTTGTCCTTAAGGCATCTGGTCATGTGGATAAATTTACTGACCTTATGGTTAAGGATGAGAAAACTGGAACCTGCTATCGAGCTGATCACTTGCTGAAGGATTTCTGCAACGAGAAGCTTCAAAAAGACCTCACCATAAGTGCAGAGAAGGCTGCTGAGCTTAAGCATGTACTTGCTACATTGGATGATCTATCAGCTGAAGCACTAGGTGCAAAGATCAAAGAGTATGGTATTACTGCTCCAGATACAAAGAATCCTCTCTCCGATCCTTATCCATTCAACTTAATGTTCCAAACATCAATTGGTCCATCTGGTTTGAGCCCTGG GTATATGCGTCCTGAAACTGCACAAGGaatatttgtcaattttaaagATTTGTACTATTACAACGGGAACAAGCTTCCCTTTGCTGCTGCGCAAATTGGTCAGGCTTTCCGCAATGAG ATATCCCCCCGCCAAGGGCTTTTGAGGGTTCGAGAATTCACCCTAGCTGAAATTGAGCACTTTGTTGATCCTGAAGACAAATCTCATCCAAAATACTCTCAAGTTGTGGACTTGGAGTTCCTGATGTTCCCAAGGGACGAGCAAATGTCTGGTCAATCCGCAAAGAAAATTCGTCTTGGTGATGCTGTTTCAAAG GGAACTGTCAACAATGAAACCCTTGGCTACTTTATTGGCAGAGTTTATCTCTTCCTAACTCGCCTTGGTATAGACAAAGACCGCTTACGGTTCAGGCAGCATCTTGCAAATGAAATGGCCCATTATGCTGCAGATTGTTGGGATGCTGAGATTGAATGTTCGTATGGTTGGATTGAATGTGTTGGTATTGCAGACAGATCTGCTTATGACTTGTGCGCTCACTCG GATAAAAGTGGTGTCCCGCTTGTGGCTGCTGAGAAGTTTTCAGAACCAAGAGAAGTGGAG AAACTGGTTATAGCTCCTGTGAAGAAAGAACTGGGTCTGGCATTCAAGGGAAGCCAAAAGAATGTTGTTGAAGCTTTGGAG GCAATGAATGAAAAAGAAGCTCTGGAAATGAAAGCTGCTTTGGAATCTAAAGGGGAGGTGGAATTCTATGTCTGCACTCTTGGGAAAAATGTGCCCATTAAAAAGAACATGGTCTCAATttcaaaggagaaaaagaaagaacaccAGAGAGTATTTACACCATCTGTAATTGAACCATCCTTTGGAATTGGGCGGATAATTTATTGCCTGTTTGAGCACTCTTTCTACACAAGGCCAAGTAAAGCCGGGGATGAGCAGTTGAATGTTTTCCGGTTTCCTCCCCTTGTGGCACCTATTAAATGTACCGTATTTCCACTGGTTCAAAATCAACAATATGAGGATATTGCGAAAGTGATTTCAAAATCATTGACGACTGCTGGAATCTCACATAAGATAGACATTACAG GTACCTCAATAGGTAAAAGGTATGCTAGAACAGATGAACTTGGTGTGCCATTTGCCATAACTGTTGATTCAACAAAGGATGTGACAATTCGTGAGAGAGACAGCAAGCTTCAAGTCCGTGTCGGTGTGGAAGAGGCAGCCTTGGTGGTGAAGTCTGTGACTGATGGACTGAGAACATGGGAGGATGTGTGGGAAAAATATCCCCATCACACTTCTGGCTCAGCAGATGATTGA